One window from the genome of Dermacentor silvarum isolate Dsil-2018 chromosome 7, BIME_Dsil_1.4, whole genome shotgun sequence encodes:
- the LOC119459475 gene encoding uncharacterized protein LOC119459475, which translates to MSPLYVLLACFFVQTTFVEGRGKGGCSLRPKPGNCTSIPWWNYNPKSQKCELITEGCPRKKRNYYRSCEICAETCIKQNQETPKKKPCPGKLKQVLNKLRNKLRKPPYTSSM; encoded by the exons ATGAGCCCCCTCTATGTGCTTCTGGCCTGCTTTTTCGTCCAGACAACATTTGTGGAAG GGCGAGGAAAAGGAGGGTGTTCATTGAGACCGAAACCAGGAAACTGTACTAGTATTCCTTGGTGGAACTATAACCCAAAATCACAGAAATGTGAACTGATAACGGAAGGATGTCCTCGCAAGAAGCGTAACTATTACCGCTCATGCGAGATATGCGCAGAAACATGCATCAAGCAGAACC AAGAAACACCGAAGAAGAAACCCTGTCCCGGAAAGCTTAAACAAGTATTAAACAAGCTGAGAAATAAACTGAGAAAGCCACCTTATACGAGTTCTATGTGA